The sequence CAGTGGTGGGTGTGCTCATTCAGGAAGACGGCCAGTACAAGGTGCTGGCGGAAGGCAAGGCGTTCCGCGTGCTCCTCGCCTCGGTGACATTCTATCGCGCAGAGGTGGGCGATCAAGTGACGATTTTGCTGCCCGAAGAGGGAGAGGCGAAGTGGGGCGCCGTGGATGCCGTGATCCCCAAGCATCTCTCTGAGGCCGCTGCTCGCTCAACGGTGAGCCGGGCGCAGAGTGACGACGGAGAGTTGAAACCCATGTAGGGATGAGGGAACTGGGGAACTCGGGAACTCGGATTCTTTTTCCTATCCCAATGACCCTATTTCCCTACTTCCCTACTTCCCTATTTCCCTACTTCCCTATTTCCCTTCCCCGCAGCAACTGGAAAGACATCCATCTCACCTGTATCGTTCACATCGATGAAAATACCCGCGCGTATCCTCGTGCCCGTCATCTTCGCGCTCCTCTGTGCAGGCGCGCTCATTGCATTCCTCTGGTGGCAACTCATCTCTTCTTCCCGCGCCGTCCAGCGCCAGCCGTCTCAGACGGATACGGCGCAGGAATTGCTGGCCGGTTCCGGCAGCGCCCCCGTGACGTTGAGCCCGGCAGATTCGCGTGACCAGGCGCTGCTGCACCTGCGCGAAGGGGATCTGTTCGCCGTGCGCGGCGAGTGGGTGGAGGCCGCAAAAGCGTATGAGCGGGCCGTTGCGTTCGACGGAGGGCTGCCCGCGCTGCGCAAACTCGCCGTGGCGCAGCTCCAGCGGCGGGATATGGGCAGCCTGCAAGAGACGATCCGAAAATTGAAAGCAGCCGGAGCGCGTCCCGAGGATGTCGCGATGATCGAGAATATCGTGCTCCTGCGCACCGGTGAACTCACGACCGCACGCAAGCGGCTGGAGGAGGCTGCAGATTCCCCGCAGAAACACTACGGCCTCGCACTGCTCTCGATGATCGAGGGCAACCACGGCGGCGCCCAACAGGAGCTCAGTCTCGTCACTATCGGCTGGGAACCCGTGCTCCGGACCAATGCACGCACCCTCCTCGGCGCGTACGAGGAATTCGCGCTCTTCCCCGAGAGCACCGACCTGCACCTCATCACCCTCCTCTCGCGCGCACTCGCGCAGGTACAGGAGTGCGAACTCGCCCTGCCTCTGCTCGCACAGGTCACACGCGAGAAGGAGGACTACCGCG is a genomic window of Candidatus Peribacter riflensis containing:
- a CDS encoding tetratricopeptide domain-containing protein, coding for MKIPARILVPVIFALLCAGALIAFLWWQLISSSRAVQRQPSQTDTAQELLAGSGSAPVTLSPADSRDQALLHLREGDLFAVRGEWVEAAKAYERAVAFDGGLPALRKLAVAQLQRRDMGSLQETIRKLKAAGARPEDVAMIENIVLLRTGELTTARKRLEEAADSPQKHYGLALLSMIEGNHGGAQQELSLVTIGWEPVLRTNARTLLGAYEEFALFPESTDLHLITLLSRALAQVQECELALPLLAQVTREKEDYRDAWIVQGYCELTTERPQQALASLERAYNLNPEKPEIQYFLARAHAALNQHDNAITFLEYALQNGFTPKSELRRLIASEALKKGDAAAALGQYKALVEEPDATIEAFEGAVSTALALERKEEAIVLAKLATERLPESARAFDLLGWTYIEAGKKEEARAALTKALTIDPYLLSAKDRLEKLK